From a single Sinomonas atrocyanea genomic region:
- the glmS gene encoding glutamine--fructose-6-phosphate transaminase (isomerizing), producing the protein MCGIVGYVGTARALEAADGNSSHSALDVVIEGLRRLEYRGYDSAGVAVVADGAIESRKKAGKLKNLEHELAERPLPESVTGIGHTRWATHGGPTDANAHPHLADGGRLAVIHNGIIENYATLKAELAAKGVPFLSETDTEVAAALIGDYYRGEADGDITRAMQLACQRLEGAFTLLAVHAEQPGVVVAARRNSPLVVGLGDGENFLGSDVSGFIDYTRRAVELGQDQIVTITPESFVVTDFFGAPAAGKEFEVSWDAASAEKGGFSSFMEKEINDQPAAVHDTLLGRSDESGKLVLDELRIDPEELKKVNKIIVLACGTAAYAGLVAKYAIEKWCRIPTEVELAHEFRYREPIVDANTLVVSISQSGETMDTLMAVRYAREQGAKTVSICNTNGSTIPRESDAVLYTHAGPEIAVASTKAFLAQITAAYLLGLYLAQLRGNIFSGQIRDVLADLNKIPEKIQTVLDGAGPLRELARSMKDEKSVLFLGRHVGYPVALEGALKLKEIAYIHAEGFAAGELKHGPIALIDEGQPVFVVVPSPRGRDSLHAKVVSNIQEVRARGARTLVIAEEGDEAVRAYAEHVFYVPETPTLLMPLLTTVPLQIFAAELASAKGYDVDQPRNLAKSVTVE; encoded by the coding sequence ATGTGTGGAATCGTCGGCTATGTCGGTACCGCCCGCGCGCTCGAAGCCGCGGACGGCAACAGCAGTCACAGTGCCCTTGATGTCGTGATCGAAGGCCTGCGGCGCCTCGAGTACCGCGGCTACGACTCCGCGGGCGTGGCCGTCGTCGCGGACGGGGCCATCGAGTCCCGGAAGAAGGCCGGGAAGCTGAAGAACCTCGAGCACGAGCTCGCCGAGCGACCCCTCCCGGAGAGCGTTACCGGCATCGGGCACACGCGCTGGGCCACCCACGGCGGGCCCACGGACGCCAACGCCCATCCGCACCTGGCCGACGGCGGCCGCCTCGCCGTCATCCACAACGGCATCATCGAGAACTACGCGACCCTCAAGGCCGAGCTGGCCGCCAAGGGCGTCCCGTTCCTCTCCGAGACGGACACCGAGGTCGCCGCGGCCCTGATCGGCGACTACTACCGCGGCGAGGCCGACGGCGACATCACCCGCGCGATGCAGCTCGCCTGCCAGCGGCTCGAGGGTGCGTTCACCCTGCTGGCCGTGCACGCGGAGCAGCCCGGCGTCGTGGTGGCGGCCCGGCGGAACTCGCCGCTCGTCGTCGGCCTCGGCGACGGGGAGAACTTCCTCGGCTCCGACGTCTCCGGCTTCATCGACTACACCCGCCGCGCCGTCGAGCTCGGCCAGGACCAGATCGTCACGATCACCCCGGAGTCCTTCGTGGTGACCGACTTCTTCGGCGCCCCCGCGGCCGGCAAGGAGTTCGAGGTCTCCTGGGACGCCGCCTCGGCCGAGAAGGGCGGGTTCAGCTCCTTCATGGAGAAGGAGATCAACGACCAGCCCGCCGCGGTGCACGACACCCTCCTGGGCCGCTCCGACGAGTCCGGCAAGCTCGTCCTCGACGAGCTGCGCATCGACCCGGAAGAGCTCAAGAAGGTCAACAAGATCATCGTCCTCGCGTGCGGCACCGCGGCCTACGCCGGCCTCGTGGCCAAGTACGCGATCGAGAAGTGGTGCCGGATCCCCACCGAGGTCGAGCTCGCGCACGAGTTCCGCTACCGCGAGCCGATCGTGGACGCCAACACCCTGGTCGTGTCCATCAGCCAGTCCGGCGAGACCATGGACACCCTCATGGCCGTGCGCTATGCCCGCGAGCAGGGCGCCAAGACCGTCTCGATCTGCAACACGAACGGCTCCACGATCCCGCGCGAGTCCGACGCCGTCCTCTACACGCACGCCGGCCCCGAGATCGCCGTCGCCTCGACCAAGGCGTTCCTGGCCCAGATCACCGCGGCCTACCTGCTCGGCCTGTACCTGGCCCAGCTGCGCGGGAACATCTTCTCCGGCCAGATCCGGGACGTCCTCGCGGACCTGAACAAGATCCCCGAGAAGATCCAGACCGTCCTGGACGGCGCCGGCCCGCTCCGCGAGCTCGCCCGCAGCATGAAGGACGAGAAGTCCGTGCTGTTCCTCGGCCGCCACGTGGGCTACCCGGTGGCGCTCGAGGGCGCGCTCAAGCTCAAGGAGATCGCGTACATCCACGCCGAGGGCTTCGCCGCGGGCGAGCTCAAGCACGGCCCGATCGCGCTGATCGACGAGGGCCAGCCCGTGTTCGTGGTGGTCCCGTCCCCGCGCGGCCGCGACTCGCTGCACGCCAAGGTGGTCTCCAACATCCAGGAGGTCCGCGCCCGCGGCGCCCGCACCCTCGTGATCGCGGAGGAGGGAGACGAGGCCGTGCGCGCCTACGCCGAGCACGTCTTCTATGTGCCCGAGACGCCCACCCTGCTCATGCCGCTGCTGACCACGGTCCCGCTGCAGATCTTCGCCGCCGAGCTGGCCTCGGCGAAGGGCTACGACGTGGACCAGCCGCGCAACCTCGCCAAGTCCGTCACCGTCGAGTAG
- a CDS encoding DinB family protein: MTDLDDHGRPEPPLDATEADTLLGFLDFHRATLEWKTRGLTDDQLRTTLPPSTMSLGGLLKHLALVEDHWFTEVARGAPEPEPWASVDWTADRDWDWHSAAQDPGDALRALWAASVARSRAVTDRLLAEGPDALGSLHAPPDGRTQFSLRWILTHMVEEYARHNGHADLLRESIDRSVGE, encoded by the coding sequence GTGACTGACCTCGACGACCACGGCCGGCCCGAGCCGCCGCTCGATGCCACCGAAGCGGACACGCTCCTCGGCTTCCTGGACTTCCACCGCGCCACGCTCGAGTGGAAGACCCGGGGCCTGACCGACGATCAGCTGCGGACCACGCTCCCGCCCTCCACCATGTCTCTGGGCGGCCTGCTCAAGCACCTGGCCCTCGTGGAGGACCACTGGTTCACCGAGGTCGCGCGCGGAGCGCCCGAGCCGGAGCCGTGGGCCAGCGTGGACTGGACCGCGGACCGGGACTGGGACTGGCACAGCGCCGCCCAGGATCCCGGCGATGCGCTCCGGGCACTCTGGGCCGCGAGCGTTGCCCGCTCCCGCGCGGTGACGGACCGGCTCCTCGCCGAGGGCCCCGACGCCCTCGGTAGCCTCCATGCCCCGCCGGACGGGCGCACCCAGTTCTCGCTGCGGTGGATCCTCACCCACATGGTGGAGGAGTACGCGCGGCACAACGGCCACGCGGACCTCCTGCGCGAGTCGATCGACCGGTCCGTGGGGGAGTAG
- a CDS encoding polysaccharide deacetylase family protein, translating into MAALGRRRLTVIIVAAVVLVLAATAVAIVLTRSTSQPTPAAPTVSASPTVPGSGTASAAPTGSAAPSPTSGRPTTPGAPSTSPAPTKKPTATAGPPLPPMALPPNLRGQDLERIPTQEKVVALTFDAGGNDAGLASILSTLAAQHVPATFFLTGAWAKAHPADVAQIAAGGHRVGNHSMTHPDMTTLTDAQIAAELSAAQAAIRAAGVDPRPFFRFPSGARDARTIAAVNASGYAAIRWTVDSLGWQGTVGGVRGAPSVIQRVMNAIQPGEIVLMHVGSNPDDGSTLDAAALPGIIDQMHTEGYTFVTLDALI; encoded by the coding sequence ATGGCGGCACTCGGCAGGCGACGGCTCACCGTCATCATCGTGGCCGCGGTGGTGCTTGTCCTCGCGGCGACCGCGGTCGCGATCGTCCTGACCCGCTCGACCTCGCAGCCGACGCCGGCCGCGCCCACCGTGTCGGCCTCCCCCACGGTCCCCGGCTCCGGGACCGCGTCCGCCGCCCCCACGGGTTCCGCAGCCCCGAGCCCCACGTCCGGGCGCCCGACGACGCCCGGCGCCCCCTCCACGTCGCCCGCGCCCACCAAGAAGCCCACCGCCACCGCCGGGCCGCCCCTGCCCCCGATGGCGCTGCCGCCGAACCTCCGGGGGCAGGACCTCGAGCGGATCCCCACCCAGGAGAAGGTCGTGGCCCTGACGTTCGACGCGGGTGGCAACGACGCAGGGCTTGCCTCCATCCTCTCGACCCTCGCGGCGCAGCACGTCCCCGCGACGTTCTTCCTCACGGGGGCGTGGGCCAAGGCGCACCCGGCCGACGTCGCGCAGATCGCCGCGGGCGGGCACCGGGTCGGCAACCACTCGATGACCCATCCGGACATGACCACGCTGACGGATGCGCAGATCGCCGCCGAGCTGTCCGCGGCGCAGGCGGCCATCCGGGCCGCCGGCGTGGATCCCCGGCCGTTCTTCCGCTTCCCCTCCGGCGCCCGCGACGCCCGCACCATCGCCGCCGTCAACGCGAGCGGCTACGCGGCGATCCGCTGGACCGTCGACTCCCTCGGCTGGCAGGGCACCGTGGGCGGCGTCCGCGGGGCGCCCTCGGTGATCCAGCGGGTCATGAACGCGATCCAGCCGGGCGAGATCGTGCTCATGCACGTCGGCTCCAACCCGGATGACGGCTCGACCCTCGACGCCGCCGCACTCCCCGGCATCATCGACCAGATGCACACCGAGGGCTACACCTTCGTCACGCTCGACGCGCTGATCTGA
- the coaA gene encoding type I pantothenate kinase, translated as MSLQRSESAGDGASPFVELERATWARLADRMEQPLNQDDIDRIRGLGDPLDLREIRDVYLPLSRLLSLYVEASGELHTATQTFLGESTQRTPFVIGVAGSVAVGKSTIARVLREMLQRWPSTPNVQLVTTDGFLYPLAELTRRGVLDRKGFPESYDRRALLRFVAEIKSGAEEVRAPWYSHLTYDIVPGREVVVRRPDVLIVEGLNVLAPARPRGDGTTGLALSDFFDFSLYVDAKTSYIEHWYVERFLKLRSGAFAQPESYFHRYASLSDEEAVTTARSIWKRINEPNLIQNVLPTRGRAQLVLTKDADHSIRRMLLRKV; from the coding sequence GTGAGTCTGCAGAGAAGCGAGTCGGCCGGCGATGGCGCGTCCCCGTTCGTCGAGCTCGAGCGCGCCACGTGGGCCCGCCTCGCGGACCGCATGGAGCAGCCCCTCAACCAGGACGACATCGACCGCATCCGCGGGCTCGGCGATCCCCTCGACCTCAGGGAGATCCGGGACGTCTACCTGCCGCTGAGCCGGCTGCTCTCCCTCTATGTGGAGGCCTCCGGCGAGCTGCACACGGCCACGCAGACGTTCCTCGGCGAGTCGACCCAGCGCACACCGTTCGTGATCGGCGTGGCCGGGTCCGTGGCCGTGGGGAAGTCCACCATTGCGCGTGTGCTGCGCGAGATGCTGCAGCGCTGGCCGTCGACGCCGAACGTGCAGCTCGTCACCACCGACGGCTTCCTCTATCCCCTCGCCGAGCTGACCCGCCGCGGGGTCCTGGACCGCAAGGGGTTCCCGGAGTCCTACGACCGGCGGGCGCTCCTCCGCTTCGTCGCCGAGATCAAGTCCGGCGCCGAGGAGGTGCGGGCGCCCTGGTACTCGCACCTGACGTACGACATCGTGCCCGGCCGGGAGGTCGTGGTCCGCCGGCCCGACGTGCTGATCGTGGAGGGGCTCAACGTCCTGGCCCCCGCGCGGCCCCGCGGCGACGGCACCACCGGCCTGGCGCTGAGCGACTTCTTCGACTTCTCCCTCTACGTCGACGCCAAGACGAGCTACATCGAGCACTGGTACGTGGAACGGTTCCTCAAGCTGCGCTCGGGCGCGTTCGCCCAGCCCGAGAGCTACTTCCACCGCTACGCCTCGCTCTCCGACGAGGAGGCCGTCACCACGGCCCGGAGCATCTGGAAGCGCATCAACGAGCCCAACCTCATCCAGAACGTCCTGCCGACCCGGGGACGCGCCCAGCTCGTGCTCACCAAGGACGCCGACCACTCCATCCGGAGGATGCTGCTGCGCAAGGTGTGA
- a CDS encoding transglycosylase domain-containing protein, whose amino-acid sequence MSPGSNKYFDTSTTLGRILAFVAVSGLCGVLVAGLMTPAVALTGNAASGATQTLSTSVPANLTEVQPGQASKIVAADGSVIATLFSENRTDVPLDQMSPNIKNAIVAIEDYRFYQHGGVDPLGILRALVTDAGGGRQGASTLTQQYVTNALNEQLIAQGQSADIVLNGQKSVSDKLREMELSIGLEQKFSKDQILAGYLNIVPFNANAYGIQAASQYFFSEDAKDLTLAQGALLAGLVNGPAYFDPSQHPDRAKDRRNLVLDAMLQHGYITKSQHDDAVKSPIELKLNPPRQGCPYSTAPYFCDYVLHQILNDPAYGKDPTARMQKVMLGGLTIKTTLDPRLQGPAQAQVDATAGSNPDKWGSSLVTVQPGTGDVLAMAQNSRMVDGQGTGFVTSYNFNVDSTDANGADLGGAGGYQPGSTMKPVTLAAWLNEGKPTNQVVDATRRRYGPDFPWKSTCRPVHGVFDSTVPGSIDLQNDSEGYYRPMTVRAGIYNSINTATFASAADLNDFCDIQRAADAMGMHDGAGSGKKLDLSTLGNLLGGTNVAPMTMASAFATFASGGTYCAPVSITEVDDVKGQKIGGQTSQCQQGALSKDVAAAATNVLQDVATKGSGLLIPQKLDVPDAMKTGTNNENSQTWVVGYTRGLATASYFGEALDGPAARTGRDVTVNGKFYPVVDGAYIAGPQWATYMQQVAGYYDHGDFDTPPQSLITGDGGSSTGNDNGTGATDGATGGTGRGNQGDTGNGTQTGAGTQTGTGTPTGTGTPTGHGHGNGNG is encoded by the coding sequence ATGTCCCCTGGCAGCAACAAGTACTTCGACACGTCCACGACCCTGGGCAGGATCCTCGCGTTCGTCGCCGTGAGCGGGCTGTGCGGGGTACTCGTGGCCGGGCTCATGACCCCCGCCGTCGCCCTCACCGGGAACGCGGCGAGCGGCGCCACACAGACGCTGAGCACCTCGGTGCCCGCGAACCTGACGGAGGTCCAGCCGGGCCAGGCGTCGAAGATCGTCGCGGCGGACGGGTCGGTGATCGCAACCCTCTTCAGCGAGAACCGCACCGACGTTCCGCTGGACCAGATGTCCCCGAACATCAAGAACGCGATCGTCGCCATCGAGGACTACCGGTTCTACCAGCACGGCGGCGTGGACCCGCTGGGCATCCTCCGCGCCCTCGTCACCGACGCCGGCGGCGGCCGCCAGGGCGCCTCGACGCTCACCCAGCAGTACGTCACAAACGCCCTCAACGAGCAGCTCATCGCCCAGGGGCAGAGCGCAGACATCGTGCTCAACGGGCAGAAGAGCGTGAGCGACAAGCTGCGCGAGATGGAGCTCTCGATCGGCCTCGAGCAGAAGTTCTCGAAGGACCAGATCCTGGCCGGCTACCTCAACATCGTCCCGTTCAACGCGAACGCCTACGGGATCCAGGCCGCGAGCCAGTACTTCTTCTCCGAGGACGCCAAGGACCTGACCCTCGCCCAGGGCGCGCTCCTCGCCGGCCTCGTCAACGGCCCCGCATACTTCGACCCCTCCCAGCACCCGGACCGGGCCAAGGACCGCCGCAACCTCGTGCTCGACGCCATGCTCCAGCACGGCTACATCACCAAGAGCCAGCACGACGACGCGGTCAAGTCCCCCATCGAGCTGAAGCTGAACCCGCCCAGGCAGGGCTGCCCCTACTCGACGGCGCCCTACTTCTGCGACTACGTGCTCCACCAGATCCTCAACGACCCTGCCTACGGCAAGGACCCCACGGCCAGGATGCAGAAGGTCATGCTCGGCGGCCTGACCATCAAGACCACCCTGGATCCGCGCCTCCAGGGCCCGGCCCAGGCGCAGGTGGACGCGACCGCGGGGTCCAACCCGGACAAGTGGGGCTCCTCGCTCGTGACGGTCCAGCCGGGGACCGGGGACGTCCTCGCCATGGCCCAGAACAGCCGGATGGTGGACGGCCAGGGCACCGGGTTCGTCACGTCCTACAACTTCAACGTCGACTCGACGGACGCGAACGGCGCCGACCTCGGCGGCGCGGGCGGCTACCAGCCGGGTTCCACGATGAAGCCGGTGACCCTCGCGGCGTGGCTGAACGAGGGCAAGCCCACCAACCAGGTCGTGGACGCCACCCGGCGCCGCTACGGGCCGGACTTCCCCTGGAAGTCCACCTGCCGGCCGGTCCACGGCGTCTTCGACAGCACCGTCCCGGGCTCCATCGACCTGCAGAACGACTCCGAGGGCTACTACCGCCCCATGACGGTGCGCGCCGGCATCTACAACTCGATCAACACCGCCACGTTCGCCTCGGCCGCGGACCTGAACGACTTCTGCGACATCCAGCGGGCGGCGGACGCGATGGGGATGCACGACGGCGCGGGGTCGGGGAAGAAGCTCGACCTGTCCACGCTCGGCAACCTCCTCGGCGGCACCAACGTGGCCCCGATGACCATGGCGAGCGCCTTCGCCACCTTCGCGAGCGGCGGAACGTACTGCGCGCCCGTGTCCATCACCGAGGTGGACGACGTCAAGGGCCAGAAGATCGGCGGCCAGACCAGCCAGTGCCAGCAGGGCGCCCTGAGCAAGGACGTGGCGGCCGCGGCCACGAACGTCCTCCAGGACGTGGCGACCAAGGGCTCCGGCCTGCTCATCCCCCAGAAGCTGGATGTCCCGGACGCCATGAAGACCGGCACGAACAACGAGAACAGCCAGACGTGGGTGGTGGGCTACACGCGGGGGCTCGCGACGGCGTCGTACTTCGGCGAGGCCCTCGACGGGCCGGCCGCCCGGACCGGCCGCGACGTGACCGTGAACGGGAAGTTCTACCCGGTGGTCGACGGCGCGTACATCGCGGGCCCGCAGTGGGCCACCTACATGCAGCAGGTGGCCGGGTACTACGACCACGGCGACTTCGACACCCCGCCGCAGAGCCTCATCACCGGCGACGGCGGGAGCAGCACCGGCAACGACAACGGCACCGGAGCGACCGACGGCGCCACCGGCGGCACCGGGAGGGGGAACCAGGGCGACACTGGGAACGGGACCCAGACCGGGGCCGGCACCCAGACTGGCACCGGCACACCGACCGGCACCGGCACCCCGACGGGCCACGGCCACGGGAACGGCAACGGCTGA
- a CDS encoding glutathione-independent formaldehyde dehydrogenase, whose amino-acid sequence MKAVVFKAPRELAVEQVDDPRIEEPLDAVIRITTANICGSDLHPYEGRAELDSGMVLGHENMGIVEEVGPAVNRIKVGDRVSVPFNLACGTCRNCNDGWTSACLRANPSGDPGAGYGYPKMGPYWGGQAELLRVPWADFNLLRLPAGNEHENDYAMLSDIFPTGYHGATMAQVSPGKTVAVFGAGPVGLMAAYSSLLKGAARVFVVDKEPDRLDLAARIGATPVDFSETDPGLAIMDATDGFGVDCGVEAVGYQAHDPSGEEHPEMVLDNLIEVVRATGHIGVVGVYVPEDPGAAYGLAKQGRLPFEYGQAFTKGISLAGGQCPVKRYNRELRDLITADRAAPSWIVSHEVPLDDAVDAYAKFDAREDGYTKVLLHP is encoded by the coding sequence ATGAAGGCAGTGGTCTTCAAGGCACCGCGGGAACTGGCCGTGGAGCAGGTCGATGATCCGAGGATCGAGGAGCCGCTCGATGCGGTGATCCGGATCACCACCGCAAACATCTGCGGCTCGGACCTGCACCCCTACGAGGGTCGCGCCGAGCTCGACTCCGGGATGGTCCTCGGCCACGAGAACATGGGCATCGTCGAGGAGGTGGGGCCCGCGGTCAACCGGATCAAGGTCGGCGACCGGGTGTCCGTGCCGTTCAACCTCGCCTGCGGCACGTGCCGCAACTGCAACGACGGCTGGACCTCGGCGTGCCTGCGGGCCAACCCCTCGGGGGACCCGGGCGCCGGCTACGGCTACCCGAAGATGGGGCCCTACTGGGGCGGGCAGGCAGAGCTGCTGAGGGTCCCGTGGGCGGACTTCAACCTGCTCCGCCTGCCGGCCGGCAACGAGCACGAGAACGACTACGCGATGCTCTCGGACATCTTCCCCACCGGGTACCACGGGGCCACGATGGCCCAGGTCTCCCCCGGGAAGACCGTCGCGGTGTTCGGCGCCGGGCCCGTGGGCCTCATGGCGGCGTACAGCTCGCTGCTCAAGGGCGCCGCGCGGGTGTTCGTGGTGGACAAGGAGCCGGACCGGCTCGACCTCGCCGCGCGCATCGGCGCCACGCCGGTGGACTTCTCCGAGACGGATCCGGGCCTCGCGATCATGGACGCCACCGACGGCTTCGGGGTGGACTGCGGCGTCGAGGCGGTGGGCTACCAGGCCCACGATCCCAGCGGCGAGGAGCACCCCGAGATGGTGCTGGACAACCTCATCGAAGTGGTGCGCGCCACCGGCCACATCGGCGTGGTGGGCGTCTACGTCCCCGAGGACCCGGGCGCCGCCTACGGCCTCGCGAAGCAGGGCCGGCTCCCCTTCGAGTACGGGCAGGCCTTCACCAAGGGCATCAGCCTCGCGGGCGGCCAGTGCCCGGTGAAGCGCTACAACCGCGAGCTCCGCGACCTCATCACCGCCGACCGCGCGGCGCCCTCCTGGATCGTCTCCCACGAGGTGCCCCTGGACGACGCCGTGGACGCCTATGCCAAGTTCGACGCGCGCGAGGACGGCTACACCAAGGTGCTGCTCCACCCGTAG
- the mscL gene encoding large conductance mechanosensitive channel protein MscL translates to MLSGFKSFIMKGNVIDLAVAVIMGAAFSSVVDALVKSVLMPAISVLVGQPNFDNFLVVGPVKFGVLLTAIVNFLLIAASIYFVIIVPMNKMIEHRNRKLGIKEKSAETPVDPQIALLTEIRDALKAPDREL, encoded by the coding sequence ATGCTCAGTGGATTCAAGTCCTTCATCATGAAGGGCAACGTCATTGACCTTGCCGTCGCCGTGATCATGGGCGCCGCGTTCAGTTCGGTGGTGGACGCCCTCGTCAAGAGCGTCCTCATGCCCGCCATCTCGGTGCTCGTGGGCCAGCCGAACTTCGACAATTTCCTCGTGGTCGGCCCGGTGAAGTTCGGGGTCCTGCTCACCGCGATCGTGAACTTCCTGCTCATCGCCGCGTCGATCTACTTCGTGATCATCGTCCCCATGAACAAGATGATCGAGCACCGCAACCGCAAGCTCGGCATCAAGGAGAAGTCGGCAGAGACCCCCGTCGACCCGCAGATCGCGCTGCTGACCGAGATCCGCGATGCGCTGAAGGCCCCCGACCGCGAGCTCTGA
- a CDS encoding methyltransferase gives MRTPPPAAVRAVQRLSQALTRAGAALQPPQARFLEVSGGVAAIALMRAAVRTRLVEPLAAGRRTADQVAQELGLDADTAHRVLRGLAVYGLLTLDRRGAFGLTATGRLLLEGHPRSMAGWVRYATSDAVLAGWLRLPESLADGRPAFNAATGRSLWDHLAEHPDEEAGFARTMHELTLLAAPLIVAAYPWPERGTVCDVGGGVGAMLASVLSARPALRGVLVDQAGPLAASGEYLAGRGVGSRVRAVEGDIFAGFEAAADVYLLKDVLHDWDDDQCRQILRTVRAAAAPGARVLVLEWLQERNTAEFPVSISDVMMLAQTEGRQRSAAEHLALGQAGGFRPGRVLDTGAYGIVELLVP, from the coding sequence ATGCGCACGCCCCCGCCAGCCGCCGTCCGGGCCGTCCAGCGCCTCAGCCAAGCCCTCACCCGGGCCGGCGCCGCCCTCCAGCCGCCGCAGGCGCGCTTCCTCGAGGTCTCCGGCGGGGTCGCGGCCATTGCGCTCATGCGGGCGGCCGTCCGCACCCGGCTCGTCGAGCCCCTCGCCGCGGGGCGCCGCACCGCCGACCAGGTGGCCCAGGAGCTCGGCCTCGACGCGGACACCGCGCACCGGGTCCTCCGCGGCCTCGCAGTCTACGGGCTCCTGACCCTCGACCGCCGCGGCGCCTTCGGCCTCACCGCCACCGGCCGGCTCCTGCTCGAGGGCCATCCGCGCTCGATGGCCGGCTGGGTCCGGTACGCCACCTCGGACGCCGTGCTGGCCGGCTGGCTGCGCCTGCCCGAGAGCCTTGCGGACGGGCGGCCGGCCTTCAACGCCGCCACGGGCAGGAGCCTCTGGGACCACCTTGCCGAGCACCCGGACGAGGAGGCCGGCTTCGCCCGCACCATGCACGAGCTCACCCTCCTGGCGGCGCCCCTCATCGTGGCCGCGTACCCGTGGCCCGAGCGGGGCACGGTGTGTGATGTGGGCGGGGGCGTGGGCGCCATGCTCGCCTCCGTCCTCTCCGCCCGCCCGGCGCTCAGGGGCGTGCTGGTGGACCAGGCGGGCCCCCTCGCGGCCTCGGGGGAGTACCTCGCGGGCCGGGGCGTGGGCAGCCGGGTCCGCGCGGTCGAGGGGGACATCTTCGCCGGCTTCGAGGCAGCTGCGGACGTGTACCTGCTCAAGGACGTGCTCCACGACTGGGACGACGACCAGTGCCGCCAGATCCTGCGCACCGTCCGGGCCGCGGCCGCCCCGGGCGCCCGGGTGCTGGTCCTCGAGTGGCTCCAGGAACGCAACACCGCCGAGTTCCCAGTCTCGATCTCGGACGTCATGATGCTCGCCCAGACCGAGGGCCGCCAGCGCTCGGCCGCCGAGCACCTCGCCCTCGGTCAGGCCGGGGGCTTCCGGCCCGGCCGCGTCCTCGACACCGGCGCGTACGGGATCGTCGAGCTCCTGGTCCCCTGA